In one window of Tellurirhabdus rosea DNA:
- a CDS encoding zinc-dependent alcohol dehydrogenase family protein, protein MQSVTFTETGKPTEILHVTDAPMPEPGPGEVRLRVLSSPINPSDIMFVQNLYGIRPQLPSGAGFEGVGIVDKLGEGVEMRTGIRASFTAVGSWSEYAIANQRALIPVPDAIPEEIAAQLFVNPFTAYAMLQESGVQPGQWLMLTAAGSAFAKMVIQLCKMRGIRTIGTVRRDDLNEELKALGVTELINVETENLSTRVREITENQGVTCVLDAVGGHTATEAIKCLAKGGTMLIYGLLSLQDPSFNAGLMIFRELTVRGFWLTDWMRRVNSQTRMEVAQNVISLLASGQIQLPVEATYPLAQIREAVAHAERHGRHGKILVKCGD, encoded by the coding sequence ATGCAAAGCGTCACCTTCACCGAGACCGGAAAACCCACCGAAATCCTTCACGTTACCGATGCTCCGATGCCCGAACCCGGCCCCGGTGAGGTGCGGCTCCGGGTCCTGAGCAGCCCGATCAACCCGTCGGATATCATGTTTGTCCAGAATCTGTACGGGATTCGGCCGCAGCTGCCCTCGGGTGCGGGTTTTGAAGGCGTCGGGATTGTCGATAAACTGGGCGAGGGAGTGGAGATGCGGACGGGCATTCGGGCCAGCTTCACGGCCGTCGGGTCGTGGTCGGAATACGCCATCGCCAACCAGCGGGCTCTGATTCCGGTGCCTGACGCAATTCCTGAAGAAATAGCGGCCCAGTTGTTTGTTAACCCGTTTACGGCCTACGCCATGTTGCAGGAGTCCGGTGTGCAGCCGGGCCAGTGGCTCATGCTGACGGCAGCGGGCTCGGCGTTTGCCAAAATGGTGATTCAGTTGTGCAAAATGCGCGGCATCCGGACCATCGGCACCGTGCGCCGCGACGACCTCAACGAAGAACTGAAGGCGCTGGGGGTTACCGAACTGATTAATGTAGAAACCGAAAATCTGAGCACCCGCGTTCGCGAGATTACCGAAAATCAGGGCGTTACCTGCGTGCTGGATGCGGTAGGCGGCCACACGGCCACGGAAGCCATCAAGTGCCTGGCCAAAGGCGGCACCATGCTGATCTACGGCCTGCTCAGCCTCCAGGATCCGTCTTTCAACGCCGGTCTGATGATTTTCCGCGAACTGACCGTCCGGGGCTTCTGGCTTACCGACTGGATGCGCCGCGTCAACAGCCAGACCCGTATGGAAGTGGCCCAGAACGTTATTTCCCTGCTGGCTTCGGGCCAGATCCAATTACCGGTCGAAGCCACCTATCCCCTCGCCCAAATCCGCGAAGCCGTCGCCCACGCCGAACGACACGGACGGCATGGGAAGATTCTGGTGAAATGTGGTGATTGA
- a CDS encoding HupE/UreJ family protein → MEEFFVYLRLGFEHITDPGGYDHILFVVALCAIYTLQQWKQVLILVTAFTVGHSITLALATLGVINYSARLIETLIPITILLTAVTNFFYKAPTSRFAPDDSKGRLRYGLALVFGLIHGMGFSSYLRSLLGRETSIVKPLLAFNLGLELGQLVIVAVILTFAFVTIEMFRTKRHDWNLIVSGIVAGMAVSLLI, encoded by the coding sequence ATGGAAGAATTTTTCGTTTACCTCAGACTGGGTTTTGAACACATTACGGACCCCGGCGGCTATGACCACATTTTGTTCGTGGTGGCTTTGTGCGCCATTTACACCCTCCAGCAGTGGAAGCAGGTGCTGATTCTGGTGACGGCCTTTACCGTCGGACATTCCATCACGCTGGCGCTGGCAACGCTGGGGGTTATTAATTACAGCGCCAGGCTGATCGAAACCCTGATTCCAATTACGATTCTGCTGACGGCCGTTACCAATTTTTTCTACAAAGCACCCACCAGCCGGTTTGCTCCCGACGATAGCAAAGGGCGGCTGCGCTACGGCCTGGCTCTTGTCTTCGGGCTGATTCACGGGATGGGTTTTTCCAGCTACCTCCGTAGCCTGCTCGGTCGCGAAACGAGCATTGTCAAGCCCCTGCTGGCCTTTAACCTGGGTCTGGAACTCGGGCAACTGGTCATTGTCGCCGTCATTCTGACCTTCGCCTTCGTCACCATCGAAATGTTCCGGACGAAGCGGCACGACTGGAACCTGATCGTGTCCGGTATTGTGGCCGGCATGGCAGTTTCGCTCCTTATCTGA
- a CDS encoding M1 family metallopeptidase — MRLKASLLAAGLALLSFGAKAQLPTNPNYSANDRFEQLGPALPTPNTFRNASGAPGRDYFENRADYDIRVELDDANQKITGSETVTYFNNSPDELKYLWLQLDQNLFDKNSVNSLTQTGSVNPNGMSVNAVQNLGTPRGIGMDKEKEFGYKITRVADKAGKALKYTVNQTMMRIELPTPLKPGQNYTFGIDWNFFVTEYYGRAGYEYFPKDGNYNYFIAHWFPRLCKYDDINGWQNKQFLGGSEFTLIFGNYKVAITVPNDHVVAATGECQNYKQVLTATQQRRMQQASNSKTPVVIVTQAEAEAAEKGKPTGKKTWIYTAQNVRDFAFASSRKFIWDAMQTDVYGDGRKIWSMSYYPKEGNPLWGQYSTRVVEHTLKSYGNRTFKYPYPVAISCHSVPGGGMEYPMISFNGGRPEADGTYSEQVKAGMIGVIIHEVGHNFFPMIVNSDERQWTWMDEGLNTFCQYLAEKEWDYNFPSRRGEPQYIVDYMKSDKSVLSPIMTSGENVIYLGPNAYAKPATALNILRETVMGRELFDYAFKEYANRWRFKSPTPADFFRTLEDASGVDLDWFWKGWFYGTEPVDQDLVEVEWFQINSQNPEVVKAEARAEAQRRANTISKQRDAADQNSTVVAKDSSMRDFYNSYDPYKVTEADRKKYQDYLATLSPDERKLAESNTNFYTVSLKNKGGLPMPVIIRMEFEDGTDSVARIPAEVWRFNDKDVKKVITTSKKVVAWTLDPFQEIADIDTENNSFPRRPTPSRFQLYKQQQSAPRPKNPMQQERDARQQAPGTQGGRKQ; from the coding sequence ATGCGATTGAAAGCATCCCTTTTGGCGGCGGGTTTGGCGTTGTTGTCTTTCGGAGCCAAAGCTCAGTTGCCAACAAATCCGAATTACAGCGCCAATGACCGGTTTGAGCAGCTCGGCCCCGCCCTGCCGACGCCGAACACCTTCCGGAACGCCTCCGGAGCACCGGGCCGTGACTATTTTGAAAACCGGGCCGATTACGATATCCGGGTTGAACTGGACGATGCCAACCAGAAAATTACCGGATCGGAAACCGTTACCTACTTCAACAACTCTCCGGACGAACTGAAGTACCTGTGGCTGCAGCTGGACCAGAACCTGTTCGACAAGAATTCGGTCAATAGCCTGACCCAGACGGGGAGCGTCAATCCGAACGGCATGAGCGTCAACGCCGTGCAGAATCTGGGTACGCCGCGCGGTATCGGCATGGACAAAGAGAAGGAGTTCGGCTACAAGATTACCCGCGTTGCCGATAAAGCCGGTAAGGCACTGAAATACACAGTCAACCAGACGATGATGCGCATCGAACTGCCGACGCCGCTGAAGCCGGGGCAGAACTACACCTTCGGCATCGACTGGAATTTCTTCGTGACGGAGTACTACGGCCGCGCCGGTTACGAGTACTTCCCGAAAGACGGAAACTATAACTACTTCATTGCCCACTGGTTCCCGCGGCTGTGTAAGTACGACGACATCAACGGCTGGCAGAACAAGCAGTTTCTCGGCGGCTCGGAGTTTACGCTGATTTTTGGCAATTATAAGGTAGCCATCACCGTACCGAACGACCACGTGGTGGCCGCCACGGGCGAATGTCAGAACTACAAGCAGGTGCTGACTGCCACCCAGCAGCGCCGGATGCAGCAGGCCAGCAATTCCAAAACGCCCGTTGTGATCGTGACGCAGGCCGAAGCCGAAGCCGCCGAAAAAGGCAAGCCGACCGGCAAGAAGACCTGGATTTACACGGCTCAGAACGTCCGCGACTTTGCTTTTGCCTCGTCGCGCAAGTTTATCTGGGATGCCATGCAGACGGACGTATACGGCGATGGTCGTAAAATCTGGAGCATGTCGTACTACCCGAAAGAAGGCAACCCGCTGTGGGGACAATACTCGACCCGCGTGGTGGAGCATACGCTGAAATCGTACGGCAACCGCACGTTCAAATACCCGTATCCGGTCGCTATTTCCTGCCACTCGGTACCGGGCGGCGGCATGGAATACCCGATGATTTCGTTCAACGGCGGCCGTCCGGAAGCGGATGGCACGTATTCCGAGCAGGTGAAAGCCGGAATGATCGGGGTTATCATTCACGAAGTGGGCCACAACTTCTTCCCGATGATCGTCAACTCGGATGAGCGCCAGTGGACCTGGATGGACGAAGGGCTGAACACGTTCTGCCAGTATCTGGCCGAGAAGGAGTGGGATTACAACTTCCCCTCGCGCCGGGGCGAACCGCAGTACATCGTGGACTACATGAAGTCGGACAAGTCGGTGCTGTCGCCGATCATGACCTCCGGGGAGAACGTCATTTACCTCGGTCCGAACGCCTATGCCAAGCCCGCCACGGCGCTGAACATCCTGCGCGAAACGGTGATGGGCCGGGAACTGTTCGACTATGCCTTTAAGGAATACGCCAACCGCTGGCGCTTCAAGAGCCCGACGCCCGCCGATTTCTTCCGGACGCTGGAAGACGCTTCCGGGGTTGACCTCGACTGGTTCTGGAAAGGCTGGTTCTACGGCACCGAGCCGGTCGATCAGGACCTGGTAGAAGTGGAGTGGTTCCAGATCAACTCGCAGAATCCGGAGGTGGTGAAAGCCGAGGCCCGTGCCGAAGCCCAGCGCCGCGCCAACACGATCAGCAAGCAGCGTGACGCCGCCGACCAAAACAGCACGGTGGTCGCCAAGGATTCGTCCATGCGCGATTTCTACAACAGCTACGATCCGTACAAGGTGACGGAAGCCGACCGGAAGAAGTACCAGGACTATCTGGCTACGCTTTCACCGGACGAGCGTAAACTGGCCGAGTCGAACACGAATTTTTACACGGTATCGCTGAAGAACAAAGGCGGTCTGCCCATGCCGGTCATCATCCGGATGGAGTTCGAGGACGGCACGGATTCCGTAGCCCGCATCCCGGCGGAAGTGTGGCGCTTCAACGACAAGGACGTGAAGAAGGTGATTACGACCAGCAAGAAAGTCGTTGCCTGGACCCTCGACCCGTTCCAGGAAATCGCCGACATCGATACGGAGAACAACTCGTTCCCGCGCCGTCCGACGCCGAGCCGCTTCCAGTTGTACAAGCAGCAGCAATCTGCCCCGCGTCCCAAGAACCCGATGCAGCAGGAGCGTGACGCCCGGCAGCAGGCTCCGGGTACGCAGGGCGGACGAAAGCAGTAA
- a CDS encoding MFS transporter yields the protein MKQSIYSPAFFLLCLSSFLFFASFNMLIPELPGYLSSLGGAEYKGYLIALFTLTAGLSRPFSGRLTDTIGRVPVMAFGSLVCFVCGFLYPLSHTVFALLLLRLVHGFSTGFKPTGTSAYVADIAPDERRGEAMGVLGLSGSVGTAFGPAIGSWMTAHFGLNALFYTSSALALLSILVLLTMKETLPRKVPFRFGLLKISRRDIFEPDVVAPSLVTFLNSFSFGAVITLAPDFSEHLNMGNKGLFFTVFTLSSLGVRFVAGKISDRYGRRPVLRIASGLLTAAMLTLAFSNSVFLFLTGAVLFGLSMGIYSPTVQAWTVDLSTPLNRGRALATMYIALEAGIGLGAYLSAEVYDNTPSRFLLTFCLISAFSALALAYLMTRWGLPGKTNEPV from the coding sequence ATGAAACAGAGCATTTACAGCCCGGCTTTTTTTCTTCTTTGCCTCAGCTCCTTTCTCTTTTTTGCCAGCTTCAACATGCTCATTCCGGAGCTGCCGGGCTATCTCAGCAGTTTGGGCGGAGCCGAGTACAAAGGATACCTCATTGCTTTGTTTACCCTCACCGCCGGACTCTCCCGGCCGTTCAGCGGGCGGCTGACAGACACCATCGGCCGGGTGCCGGTGATGGCGTTTGGATCGCTGGTCTGTTTTGTCTGCGGCTTTCTGTATCCCCTGTCCCATACGGTTTTTGCCCTGCTGCTGCTGCGGCTCGTGCATGGCTTCTCGACGGGCTTCAAACCAACCGGAACCTCGGCGTACGTCGCGGATATTGCGCCCGACGAGCGGAGAGGCGAAGCCATGGGCGTGCTCGGACTGAGTGGCAGTGTCGGCACGGCTTTCGGCCCCGCCATCGGTAGCTGGATGACGGCTCACTTCGGCCTGAACGCGCTTTTTTATACGTCCTCGGCCCTGGCGCTGCTGTCCATTCTGGTTTTGCTGACGATGAAGGAAACGCTGCCGCGCAAAGTGCCGTTTCGTTTTGGGTTGCTGAAAATCAGCCGCCGCGACATCTTTGAGCCGGATGTGGTGGCTCCTTCGCTGGTGACGTTCCTCAATTCGTTCAGTTTTGGCGCCGTGATCACGCTGGCCCCTGACTTCAGCGAACACCTGAATATGGGCAACAAGGGCCTTTTCTTTACCGTTTTTACGCTCTCTTCGCTGGGGGTACGGTTTGTCGCGGGCAAAATTTCGGATCGCTACGGGCGGCGGCCCGTGCTGCGGATTGCGTCGGGTTTACTGACGGCCGCCATGCTGACCCTGGCATTTTCCAATTCCGTTTTTCTTTTTCTGACCGGCGCCGTGCTGTTTGGCCTGTCGATGGGAATCTATTCGCCTACCGTGCAGGCGTGGACGGTGGACCTGAGTACGCCGCTGAACCGGGGAAGGGCGCTGGCAACCATGTACATTGCTTTGGAGGCCGGAATTGGCCTCGGGGCGTACCTTTCCGCCGAAGTTTATGACAACACGCCGAGTCGCTTTCTGCTTACATTCTGCCTGATTTCCGCTTTTTCCGCGCTGGCGCTGGCTTATCTGATGACCCGATGGGGCCTTCCGGGCAAGACAAATGAGCCTGTCTGA
- a CDS encoding MotA/TolQ/ExbB proton channel family protein, translating into MKTQTPTPAPAKAAAPKAKKSGGLNPVFVIPILFVVAVLAYMFIFGDGSHFQGGNNENQPLAGDYFGIVYKGGPIVPILFTCFLIVLVFSIERFFTIGRANGSGSIDEFVRKVKSMLDRNEIEAAIKECDRQKGSVGNVVKTALLKYQQLTTDNELNKEQKLAALQKEVEEATSLELPMLEKNLTIIATLASVSTLVALLGTVLGMIRAFSAMGASGQPDTAALSTGISEALVNTALGIGTAAIATIMYSYFTSRIDELTYNIDEIGLSIQQNFAAHN; encoded by the coding sequence ATGAAAACACAAACTCCAACCCCAGCACCAGCTAAAGCAGCAGCTCCCAAAGCCAAGAAGTCGGGCGGCCTGAATCCGGTGTTTGTTATTCCCATTCTGTTTGTAGTGGCCGTTCTCGCCTACATGTTCATCTTCGGTGACGGCAGCCACTTCCAGGGCGGTAACAACGAAAATCAGCCGCTGGCGGGAGACTATTTTGGTATTGTGTACAAGGGGGGGCCGATTGTACCCATTCTGTTCACTTGTTTCTTGATCGTATTGGTATTTTCAATCGAGCGTTTCTTCACGATCGGCCGGGCGAACGGATCTGGTTCTATCGATGAGTTTGTACGCAAGGTGAAGAGCATGCTCGACCGCAACGAGATTGAAGCTGCCATCAAAGAGTGCGACCGCCAGAAAGGTTCAGTAGGTAACGTTGTTAAGACGGCCCTGCTGAAGTACCAGCAACTGACGACCGACAACGAACTGAACAAAGAGCAAAAACTGGCTGCTCTGCAGAAAGAAGTAGAAGAGGCGACCTCTCTGGAACTGCCGATGCTGGAAAAGAACCTGACCATCATCGCTACGCTGGCTTCGGTATCTACGCTGGTAGCTCTGCTCGGTACGGTATTGGGTATGATCCGCGCCTTCTCAGCGATGGGTGCATCAGGTCAGCCGGATACGGCCGCTCTGTCAACGGGTATCTCAGAAGCCCTTGTAAACACGGCCCTCGGTATCGGTACGGCTGCTATCGCAACCATCATGTACAGCTACTTCACGAGCCGCATCGATGAACTGACTTACAACATCGACGAGATCGGTCTGAGCATCCAGCAGAACTTTGCTGCTCACAATTAA
- a CDS encoding ExbD/TolR family protein, with protein sequence MPVVKPKRSSPAMDMTAMCDVAFLLLTFFILTAQFRAQEAAPINPPSSISGIKVPDKDIMVISLDGQGKVYFGIDNQQHRIAMLDNIAGVYGLSFTETEKKKFAILPNIGFPVNQLKSFLALDTEKQKEVKQPGIPVDSTANIQTNQLAQWIYNARKANPDLRIAIKGDNVAKFPSFKNVMGALQSQNINKFNLVTGTEAPPAGWSQSE encoded by the coding sequence ATGCCTGTAGTAAAACCTAAACGGTCCAGTCCGGCTATGGACATGACGGCCATGTGTGACGTAGCGTTCCTGCTGCTGACCTTCTTTATCTTGACGGCTCAGTTTCGTGCGCAGGAAGCAGCTCCGATCAACCCGCCGTCCTCCATTTCCGGTATAAAAGTGCCCGACAAGGACATCATGGTGATCAGCCTTGACGGACAGGGTAAAGTCTACTTTGGGATTGACAACCAGCAGCACCGTATCGCAATGCTTGACAACATTGCCGGTGTTTATGGACTGTCGTTCACCGAAACTGAAAAGAAGAAGTTCGCCATCCTGCCGAACATCGGTTTTCCGGTTAACCAGCTGAAGTCGTTTCTGGCGTTGGATACCGAAAAGCAAAAAGAGGTTAAACAGCCGGGTATTCCTGTTGACTCAACAGCCAATATCCAGACTAACCAGCTTGCTCAGTGGATCTACAACGCCCGGAAGGCCAACCCGGATCTCCGGATTGCCATCAAAGGCGATAACGTGGCCAAGTTTCCGAGCTTTAAGAATGTAATGGGCGCTCTGCAGTCCCAGAACATCAACAAGTTCAACCTGGTGACGGGTACGGAAGCGCCGCCGGCCGGCTGGTCGCAAAGCGAGTAA
- a CDS encoding ExbD/TolR family protein, whose amino-acid sequence MAAIETGGGGGKHDGGKVRSKKASTRIDMTPMVDLGFLLITFFILATTLSKPSSMTLNVPDKTEKIETEPLKSSKVMTVFLGKFDQVHYIVGKAASEDPELKTARAGQEVRDAILQAKAQIGQDFVVVIKPTKEATYKNMVDILDEMAITKTKRYALVDMLTPDEEKLIADKLK is encoded by the coding sequence ATGGCAGCAATCGAAACCGGTGGTGGTGGTGGTAAACACGATGGTGGTAAAGTCCGCAGTAAAAAAGCGTCGACCCGGATCGATATGACTCCGATGGTTGACCTTGGCTTCCTGCTGATCACCTTCTTTATCCTCGCTACTACCCTGAGCAAACCGTCTTCAATGACACTGAACGTGCCGGACAAGACGGAGAAGATCGAGACCGAGCCGCTGAAATCGTCAAAAGTAATGACTGTCTTCCTGGGCAAATTTGACCAGGTCCATTACATTGTCGGTAAAGCAGCCAGCGAAGATCCGGAACTCAAAACTGCCCGCGCAGGACAGGAGGTCCGGGATGCTATTCTCCAGGCGAAAGCCCAGATTGGTCAGGACTTTGTCGTCGTGATCAAACCGACAAAAGAAGCCACCTACAAAAACATGGTGGATATTCTGGACGAAATGGCAATCACGAAAACAAAGCGTTACGCGCTTGTGGACATGTTGACCCCCGATGAGGAAAAACTGATTGCCGACAAGCTGAAGTAA
- a CDS encoding energy transducer TonB, protein MAEVTTYEGTLDDIVFNNRNKAYGAYTLRKTYPTTIYRSVIIGSALFLLGMASPTIISVLTPEEKEEVMVEVDLMKVAPPPIDPNEPPPPPPPPVELPKVNTVKFLPPEVKPDEEVPEETPPPTVEELKEAVAAEKTQEGDPNAEEVIAAPEETAGPTKVEAAVEVAPKKDDEIFTVVEQQPEFPGGQSAMYAWLGKNIRYPAAASRANVSGRVFVSFVVNTDGSIQDVQVLKGLGFGTDEEAQRVVKQMPKWRPGKQSGRAVRVKYNLPINFQLE, encoded by the coding sequence ATGGCAGAAGTAACAACATACGAGGGAACACTGGATGATATCGTGTTCAACAATCGTAACAAAGCGTATGGTGCCTACACATTACGGAAAACTTACCCAACGACGATCTATCGGTCCGTAATCATCGGCTCCGCACTGTTCCTCCTGGGTATGGCTTCTCCGACCATTATCTCGGTTCTGACTCCGGAAGAGAAGGAAGAAGTAATGGTCGAAGTAGACCTGATGAAAGTAGCTCCGCCGCCCATTGACCCGAACGAACCCCCACCGCCGCCACCGCCGCCGGTTGAGCTTCCGAAGGTCAATACGGTTAAATTCCTTCCGCCGGAAGTAAAGCCGGACGAGGAGGTACCCGAAGAAACGCCGCCGCCGACAGTTGAAGAACTGAAGGAGGCCGTTGCCGCCGAAAAAACGCAGGAAGGTGACCCCAACGCGGAAGAAGTCATCGCCGCTCCGGAAGAAACCGCCGGCCCGACGAAAGTCGAAGCCGCCGTGGAAGTAGCTCCCAAGAAAGACGATGAAATCTTCACCGTCGTTGAACAGCAGCCGGAGTTTCCGGGTGGTCAGTCGGCGATGTATGCCTGGTTGGGCAAGAACATTCGCTACCCGGCCGCCGCTTCGCGGGCTAACGTTTCAGGCCGCGTGTTCGTCAGCTTCGTTGTCAACACCGACGGTTCGATTCAGGACGTTCAGGTTCTGAAAGGACTTGGTTTCGGAACGGACGAAGAAGCCCAGCGCGTGGTAAAGCAGATGCCGAAATGGCGTCCCGGTAAGCAGTCCGGTCGCGCGGTACGTGTGAAGTATAACCTGCCAATCAATTTCCAGTTGGAGTAA